AGCTTTAAATCTGAGTTGTTCCAGCTTTTGCAGTACATTTTTAAGGTATAAAAGTAATAAATAAAGGCGCTTTAATGAGATATTTAACTAATTTTAACAGAAAAATAATTCATTTAAAACCGTACCTATGAATGATCAGCTGGCTACCAGTGCAGAAGCGCTGCGTATGCTTTTTACAGAAGAGATCTATTTAGTAAAAGGAGAGGAGTCTGCAATAGCGATCGAACCTCAAGCTGTAGCTGTGCCAGCGCCGGAAACTCCGGTTGCAGCTACCAGTTATGATTTTATGGGTAAAAATCAGCGTCAAATCCTTATTCTGGTTAATGATCCCATCAATGCAGTGAGCACGGAGCAGGGTAGGGAGTTGTTGCGTAAACTGGTTAAAGCTATTGAACTTACAGCGAATGATTTTGCCTTGGTCAATTATGCCAGGTATCCTACTGCAGACTATCCATCTTTGCGTAACTATTTTTCAAGTAAAGTGATGTTTGTTTTTGGTGTTAAGCCTGCACAATTAGGTCTGCCCGATTGCACTATGAATAGTTTGGTGCTGCATGAAACCGTAAATCTGATTTTCGCACCCGATTTACATACGCTGGATGGCGATCAGCAAGGTAAAAAAACATTATGGGGCAGTCTTAAACAATTAACTTTATAAAAGTTCTGGAATAACTATGTTATCAACAGCCCCATAGGTTTTTGGTGGATTCATCAATCGTACGTTTTGTTTTTTATTCATCAAACAGGCATACTTTCAACATTTTCTGCAAGGCTCTGCAATAATCCTCTTTACTGCCTTTCCAGGTAAATTGCTCTGTTTCTATTGGTTTTTCGTCCTCCTCCGAATCATCCCCGTTGTCGGTCTCTACATATCTATGGATTAAGGATAAAATCGAAAATTGTATGTGCCCATCTTCCAGGACCATTTGCCACCTCCACTCCAGATTGCCCGATGAGAAAAAGGCGAACTGCCTAGACATTTGTGTCGTTTTCCTCAACTCATAAAGGTTTTTAGCAAACAATTTGTATACAGTCCCAACCTCTTCCAATTCATCGATTTTTAACAAATACCTTTCTTTCAACCAAAAGGAACCTTGCCCCTCCGGCTTTATTACCAGCCCCATGGTTAAGGTTAGTGGAGGTGTTTGGTTTTGCGTTATTTTGTTCATGAACTATGACTTTAAAAATTTATAAATAAGCACAGCTGCCAGAACCAGCACAGCCAACCCGATGAGCAGCCAAAACGCAGGCCTTTCCGTTTTAACTGTACTTTTGTTGGCTGCCCTTGCTTCCTTTTTTTCGGAAAATTCAGATTTGATGCCGATTTGCGTGCTGCCTGTGCTGTCTTTCAACTTCAATCCAGTAGCACTTTTTTGTAGTGTTCCCGTTAGCAACACTTTCTCCGCCTCGCCTTCAAAACCAAATTCCTGGGAGAATTTAAACTTGCCCTTAGGCCAAATCTGCACCGTTGTTGTGCTGTTTAAACTGTCCAGTTTCCATTCAAAAAAATGCTGATCGGTACTTGCCTGCTGCGTAACCGCAAGACTACTCTGCTGCTGTTCCTTTGAAACCTGCTTGTTCATCTCTGTCTCAGTTTTAACATTCTTAAACAGCTTGCAAGCCGACAGCATACTTAAAATGAATAAGAAAAATATCCTCACCGCCATTCTGCAAAAGATTTAATGGTTTTCAAATGCCTTACTCTTTTATACACCCCATCGCCCTCAGCACTGCCGTTTAAGTTTGTATTGCCCTCAATGGTGTAAATCTTCTCATTGTGCACCAGTGTTACGATGCCTGAATGTGCAATCCGGCGTTTAGCAGTAAAATATATCCCCATTACACAGCCAGCAACCGGAGTTTTAACCACTCTCGATGCAGGAAATAAATCCGGGCTCCAGCCGGTCTTAGGCATCCTATAACCCGCTTGCTTAAACACCCAGACTACAAAACATGTACACCAGGCATCTCCCTTACGGCAACCGGCCGCATGCTGATATTCGCCTACCCTCACACCATCATTCCGGTTCGTGGCTTCGCGTACGCCTACTTCTGCTTCGGCAATAGTTACGACATTGCCCTGAACTAGCAGATTGCGATCAGGCACCCAACCGATGCCAATACCAGCAATGCAAACAAGGCAAAATAAAATCCAAGCTTTTGACATAACTTTAATTTATCAAAGTGTACAATTAAACTATTCAGGGCCGGGAGGCCCAACAGCATCCAGAACTGCTGCATCAGATACCAGCACAGCAGCAGGATGATGGAAAAGGCAATCAAGCCCTGCATCATAAATAACCAGGTTAGCTTTAAGGGTAAACCAGCACTTGGGTCAGTCAGGCCAATTAATTTTTCGCTCATGGTAAAAAGGAGCAGCAGAATGCCAAAAAGAAACCAGGGTTGCGGAATTTTAAACACCTGCGCCAATAATTTCTTTAGCCTGTACCAGGCATTAAAGGGTTGTTTTAAAGATATCATCCTCATTTTATTATTTGTTTTAGTATTAAATGCATGTTAATAGATCCCTCGTCGCTATGCTCTTTCGGGATGACGGGAGGGGTAATGACCTGGTTTAAGGTTAGCATGGCGCAGAGTGCCGTATCGCATATCCGCACCATGCTTAGAAAAATCAGTTGTTTCAGAGGAGACCTAGGCGCTGTTTGCTTTCTTCGCACCTAACAGATGCCAGACTCCGAAGAGATTGCTGATTTTTAACCCTTGTCGCCTTAAATCACGGTTATGGCTCCTAAATACACGCTATTAGATGTCTTAGGCTTATTTTTCACAGAATTAAAGCTGGCATAGCAATGCAACACATCGTCCAGAAAACTCATGGGCAGCTGAAACACATAAGCCATTGCAGATCTTGGTGCAATATTCCTTACGTACATGAACTTTTCCTTGTCTACATTGTAAACCACTACAGTAATTAAGTCACTGCCGTCATAATCCTCATCGTCACTGGCAGGTACATAACCCCAGGCCAGGTTGGCTTTGGCACCTGCAACCGCAGTAACCGTTAAATCAGAAGGTAATACAATTGTGCCCTTGCTGTACTTTACGTTTTCAAAATCAATGCTGAAATCAGGAGATACGCCTGTAACCGCATTTTTAAGGTTTTCAGAAACCGCAATGTTCATTTGCGTTTTCACCTTAGCCGACGTTTTGTAGCCGATCTGGATCAAACTTTTAATCTGTTTTAGAAAAGCGATGATCATTGCAAATCTCACCCGCTGATCCAGCTGCTCCTGGGTAGGTGGTTTCTCGCTTTTGCGCGGCCTAGCCCTGATTACATCCAAACCACGCCAGAAGGCACCCACAACGGCGCCGGTACGTTTTCGGAACCCACCGAGGATTCCATTGGTAATTATTCCCATATCAATAAAAAATTTGTGATTGTAACAACCTGCTGATCTCACTGCTGCGTGCCGCAAACCTTCAACCGGTACAGACATTACGATACAAAGGTTGGGAGAACAAAACAGATTTGTGGGTCGGGTAGGGTCGGGATGACCTACCTAAAAACTACATGAAAATGGCCTCTCCTATAGCATAACGGCCATTTCATTTTCTTGAAAAATAGCTCAGGAAAATTCCTCGTCAATTAATTTTAGCATTTTCATCAGCAAGGCACGCAACTGCATGGCCGTGTTTCGTACCACCTGGGTAGATTTACGTTCCAGGCTTTTGGGCGATAACAAAGCTTCTCCAATACCAGGCGTTTCTACACATTTAGCTACATAAAGCATCAGTTTCGCTTTAGAGCCTATAATGGCACCAGTTTTAATCAGGAGCTGCAAAAAATAAACTAGCACATCTGCCGAAAATGAAACCTTAACCCGGTATTCAGGAGCAGGTGCCGCTGCCAGCGGTGTTGCCACAGGTACAACCACATTTCCAGCTTTAACTGTTGAAAGGCTGGCAATCACCGGGCGCTGCCTGCAACCCACCTCACGCATGCGTGACGTCAGGTAGTCCTTCAATGTCTTTAAAATGTTCCGGTTTCGGGATTCAAAGAAGACCGAACCCTTGCGTTTATGGCGCCTGTAAAACTGGTCTTCGTAGTTGTACAGCAATTGATATTGATCGTCAACATCAGGAAGATTCTCTAGTTCCGCAGTAATTTTCTTGACATAATATTTGATGTGATCTTCCGTATTCAAGTTCACTACCAGCAGGTGCTCCTTAATCAGCGCGTTTATATTTTCACGTTCACTATCCTCACAAATCTGCAACATGGTTACTATAGAATCTTCCATGTACATCATTTTATGAAAGGTACACCTGCTGGCGGCGCTCACTTTTTGGATGCTTTTAACAATCAAATTCTGTAAAGCCAGCTCCGCGTATTTTTTCTTTAGGCCCGCCAGGAGTAAATTGGTTTGCTGGTTCATGTGTTCCACCTTGGGTTTAAATATAAACCCAGGCATGTATGCATTAAAATTAAACAGCTTTCCGTACCGCTCCTGTAAGCATTCAAAAACATCCACAAGCAAGGCATATGTGGCATCATATAAGGCTTGCAGCCTTGGCGCAATGTTGGTGCAACTGTCCAGCCTGTCCAATAAACGGCTGCATTCCGTTTGGATTTGGTTCAGGTGGCGCTCTGCAAGTACAGGTTTTAACCGCCAATAAAGCATGCTCATCACCGTAAATAGCTCTTCTTTAATCGCAGGCATTTCCTCCAGCCAATTTTCGGCCTTTGCTTCGCTTAAAGCCTGCTTGCCCTGAGCCAATTCCTCTACTAATACCGGGATTTTTGTTGTTAAATCTGTCTTCATAATTTCCGTTTGTTTTGCACAAATAGAAAAAAATGGAGGACCCGCTAAAAGCCCCAAGGGGTTTAACCCCCTTATTAAAAGGACAGTGAAAATAGCGTTGATGAGGCAGCAGAGCCCGATTATTTGTTTTAAAAAAAATGTAAATTAATCTGCGTAGTCCTCAGTTTTGAAAGATACTACAAGTACAAATGAGGGAGCAAATGCTAACGTAAATGAGGGAGTAAATCACGCTTCTGATAATGCTAAAGCATGTACTAAGGCAAATGAGGGAGCAAATGTAAAGGAAATGAGGGAGCAAATGATGTAACTGATTTTCTGTGGAATTTGCAGTTCGTACGCCACTTGTTCCCAATCAGGGATTTGCTCCTGAGTGTTCGTAACTATTTTGTAGTCTGTTTGACGCTATATTTGTCAGCGATTTTAAAACATCCTTTAATTCAATATCCGTTCTTTTTGTTGTTTACAGATAGTGCGTTGGCAACTTGGGTCACTGTACGCATGGTTTTAAGAATAGGTTAGGTCATACCGTTGATAATGTTATATTCAATTATCACTACAATGATAATAAATAAAGAACTTTCTTATATTAAGGATTATCTTTGTAGCCTTGTATTTAAGAATCAAATAAATGAAAATAGGATTTAGTGGACACGAAACTTTTGTGTGCCGGCAATTTTGGCTCAAAAAGGGTTTTGATTACATTAAAAATGGAAGTTCTTTTTCACGAGAAGAGGCCGTAATAGAATTAGGTGTAGGAAGAAATATGGTTTCTGCAATCAGGTTTTGGCTCAAGGGATTTGATGTTTTAGATAAGGACCATGAGAGTCTTACTGAACTTGGAAGTTATTTGTTTGAGGATGGAACGGGTAAAGATCCTTTTCTTGAAGATACTGCTTCTTTGTGGTTGCTGCATTATTCAATCATAAAAAATGAAAAGGTATTTATATTCAACTCTTTCTTTAATGAGTTTTCAAAAGAAAAAGTTGAATTCACGAAAGATCACCTTATCACTTTTTTAAAACGTAAGACGGAGGAAAGTGATTTACGGCTATTTAGTGCTAAAACATATGAATCGGACGCAAATGTTTTTATTCGTACCTATCTTAGGTCTGTCGACGGTAAGGCTGACATTGAAGATGAAACATCAAACCTACTTACTGAACTAAATCTGATTACGCCCTTTACGTTCAGGGATGTAGATAATAAATTGGTTCAGTGGTATAAATTAAACCAAACAAATAGAGAAGAAGTTCCTGTTCACTTAATATTATTTGCAATTATGGATAGGTATGAAAATAATAATTCCATTGCTTTTAATGAATTACTGGAAGGTGTGAATGCCCCTGGAGCAATATTTTCAATTACTGAATCTGGATTGGAGAATAAATTAAGAGAGGCTGTAGAACACTGGCCTACAAATTTAATATATAATAGCACAGCAGGAAATAGGGTATTGCAGATAAGAAAGCCCTTAGATAAGTGGTCAGTTTTAAATGAGTATTATGGTTAAGCAGTTTTCACCATCTACCAATATATTGGATAATAATATTGATTTCACTCAATATATTATCACCTCAAATGTACAGGCGGTTTTTGACGAAATAACTTCAAGTTATGCTAGTGGATTTCGTTCATTTAATCTTGTTGGGGCTTATGGGACGGGCAAGTCTACATTTTTGTCGGCTCTGGAATGTCATTTGCAGGGGCAAAAACTATTCTTCGATTTAAAGAAATGGTTCACATCAGCTGAATTTGTTTCTGTTAAAATCGTTGGTTCATACGACTCAATTCTTGAAAAGATTGCTGAAACTTTAGGTATCCAGGCAAGCAGCCCTAGTGAGTTACTGAGTGGTCTCGATCGGTATGTGAAAGCCCATAATTTAAAGGGAAATGGAGTACTGCTTATAATTGATGAATTTGGTAAGTTTTTAGAATATGCGGCTGCGCACAATTCAGAGAAAGAGTTATATCTTCTGCAACAACTTGCTGAATATGCCAATACCAAGAGCAATGAATTTTTACTTATAACTACCTTGCATCAAGATTTTTCAGCCTATGCAGGTAAGTTAA
The nucleotide sequence above comes from Pedobacter sp. MC2016-14. Encoded proteins:
- a CDS encoding CHAP domain-containing protein → MSKAWILFCLVCIAGIGIGWVPDRNLLVQGNVVTIAEAEVGVREATNRNDGVRVGEYQHAAGCRKGDAWCTCFVVWVFKQAGYRMPKTGWSPDLFPASRVVKTPVAGCVMGIYFTAKRRIAHSGIVTLVHNEKIYTIEGNTNLNGSAEGDGVYKRVRHLKTIKSFAEWR
- a CDS encoding DUF4007 family protein codes for the protein MKIGFSGHETFVCRQFWLKKGFDYIKNGSSFSREEAVIELGVGRNMVSAIRFWLKGFDVLDKDHESLTELGSYLFEDGTGKDPFLEDTASLWLLHYSIIKNEKVFIFNSFFNEFSKEKVEFTKDHLITFLKRKTEESDLRLFSAKTYESDANVFIRTYLRSVDGKADIEDETSNLLTELNLITPFTFRDVDNKLVQWYKLNQTNREEVPVHLILFAIMDRYENNNSIAFNELLEGVNAPGAIFSITESGLENKLREAVEHWPTNLIYNSTAGNRVLQIRKPLDKWSVLNEYYG
- a CDS encoding DUF6266 family protein, coding for MGIITNGILGGFRKRTGAVVGAFWRGLDVIRARPRKSEKPPTQEQLDQRVRFAMIIAFLKQIKSLIQIGYKTSAKVKTQMNIAVSENLKNAVTGVSPDFSIDFENVKYSKGTIVLPSDLTVTAVAGAKANLAWGYVPASDDEDYDGSDLITVVVYNVDKEKFMYVRNIAPRSAMAYVFQLPMSFLDDVLHCYASFNSVKNKPKTSNSVYLGAITVI